Genomic window (Luteibacter yeojuensis):
CTGAACCAGGGACTCACCGGCTACACCTACCTCGCGGAGACGACGGGGCGTTGATCCGGGCGCGGCAAGGCTCGAGTCTTGTCGCGCTCCACACTGGCTTGGAACGAAGATGACATTGAAAGCAGCTTTTATCGGACTCGGCGCGATGGGTGCGCCCATGGCTGGTCACCTCAAGACCCACGGCCTGCTGACCGCGCTGGGCAATCGCAGCCAGGCGAAGGCCGACGCGCTGGCCGCGGAGCTGGGTGTGGAAGCCCCGGGTATCGAGGCCATCGCCGCGTCCTGCGACGTGATCGCGCTTTGCGTCAGCGCGGATGCCGACGTGATCGGCGTGATCGAGGCGCTGGCGCCTTCGCTGAAGAAGGGCGCGATCGTCGTCGACCACTCCACCGTGGCCCCGGCCACCGCGAAAAAGGCGGCACAGCGGCTGGCCGAGGTGGGCGCGGCTTTCCTCGATGCGCCGGTGTCCGGTGGCGTCGAGGGCGCGAAGAACGGCAAGCTGTCGGTCATGGTGGGCGGCGATGCCGCCGTGCTCGAGCGCGCGCGTCCCGTGCTGGAGGCTTATGCCGCGCGCGTCACGCACATGGGCGGCGTGGGTAGCGGCCAGGCCACGAAGGCCGTGAACCAGGTGCTGGTCGCCGGCATCGCGCACGCGGTGACCGAAGGGCTGGCGCTGGGCGAAGCCCTCGGCCTGGAGGCGGATCGCCTGCTTCCGACGCTGGCCGCCGGCGCGGCGGGCAACTGGTTCCTCGACAAGCGTGGCGCCACGATGCTGCGCGACGAGTTTTCGGTGGGCTTCAAGCTGGCCCTGCTGCACAAGGACCTGGGCATCGTCCGGCAGATCGCCACGGAGGCGGGCACCGACCGCACGATCATCGAGCAGTCGCTGGCGGATTTCGGCGAACTGATGTCACGTGGCTATGGCGACGACGACATCTCGGCGCTGATCCGCCTGAAGCGCAAACCCTGACCGCCACTATGTGATTGGCTGCAGGATCCGCTATGGCGGCGAGGGACGTGCCGAAACTTGTAGGAGCGGCTATAGCGGCGAGAAACCTACGGAGCGATACGGCGGCAAGGCGGATTCCCCTCGCCGCCATGAGCGGATCCTACCGCTCGTTCAGCCGCCTTCCTTCAATGCGATGGCACTGATTCCTGCCGACTGCAAGCGCTGTTTCGTGCTCTCCAGTTCGGTGGCCGACTTGAACGGCCCGAGGCGCACGCGGTTGTAGGTCTGCGCGCCGACCTTCACCGACTGCACGTTGGCGACGAAACCCTGCAAGGCCAGCTTGGCCTTGAGTGCTTCGGCGTCGGCGGCGCTCGGGAACGCGCCCACCTGCAAGAGGTATCCGGAACTGCCCGACGCGGCGGCCGGTGCCCGCTGCGCGGGTACGGCGGTAACGGTCTGCGTCGTGGCTTTCGGCAGGTTGGCCGCCGCGGCGGCGGCCTGGGCCTGCTGCTGCGCGGCGGCCGCCTGTTGCGCGGCCTGCTGCTGGGCCGCCTGCTGTTGCTTCTGCTGCTGGGCTTCTGCGCTCGCCTGCGCGTGGATCTCGGCGTCGGGGATACGCACTTCCTTCTCCGAAAGCACCGAGTAGAAATCGTACGATGGTTTCTTCGGCTTCTCGGCGTCCGCCTGGTCCACGACGCCGGGGTCGCTGCCCTTCTGCGCCGTGGCCTGCGGGTTCGGTTCGGGGCCTTCGTGCGGGCGCATCATCGGCATCCAGGTGCCGCGCATCGCGAAAGCCATCAGCAGGGCGCCGGCGAGGATGCCGATCAGCGCCCAGCCCCAGCCCGGCATGCCGCTCGAGCCATTGCGGACGGCCTGACGGCCTTTGCCCTTCTTGCGTGTTGCCATTACATGCTCTCCGGGGCGGAAATGCCCAGCAGATCGAGACCGTTCTTCAACACCTGCTGCGTGGCGGCCACGAGGGCGAGGCGCGCATCGCGCAGATCGGCGTCGTCGACGATCCACTTGTGCTCGTGATAGTAGCTGTGAAGCGCGCCCGCGAGTTCGCGCAGGTATTGCGCGATCAGGTGCGGTTCCAGATTGGCGGCTGCCGATTCCACCATCTCGGGGTAGCGCGACAGCTCGACCATGAGCACCGATTCGTGTTCGGTGTCCAGGCGGTCGAGCTTTGCGAGGCCGTTGGCGCGGTCGGTGGACAGGCCGCGGTCGGCCAGTTCGCGGAACACGCGGCAGGCGCGTGCGTGCGCGTACTGGATGTAGTAGACCGGGTTGTCGTTGCTCTGCGAACGGGCCAGGTCGATGTCGAAGACCAGCTGCGAGTCGGCCTTGCGCGCGATGAGGAAGTAGCGCGTAGCGTCGCGCCCGGCCTCGTCGATGAGGTCGCGCAGGGTGACGTAGGAGCCGGCGCGCTTGGAGATCTTCACCTCTTCGCCGCCGCGCATCACCGTCACCATCTGGTGCAGCACGTATTCGGGCCAACCCGCCGGGATGCCGGTATCGAGTGCCTGGAGGCCGGCCTTCACGCGCGCCAACGAGCCATGGTGGTCGGAGCCCAGCTCGGTGATGGCGCGTTCGTAGCCGCGCTGCCACTTCGTGCGGTGGTAGGCCACATCGGGCAGGAAGTACGTGTAGCTGCCGTCGGACTTGCGCATGACGCGGTCTTTGTCGTCACCGAAATCCGTCGACCGCAACCAAAGCGCGCCGCCTTCCTCGTAGGTGTGGCCGTGGGCGACGAGTTCGCGCACGGTCTCCTCCACCTTGCCCTCGGTATAGAGCGAAGATTCGAGGTAGTGCACGTCGAAAGCGACGCCGAAGGCCTTGAGGTCGAGGTCCTGCTCGTGGCGCAGGTAGGCCACGGCGAAGCGGCGCACGTCGTCGAGGTTGTCGGCATTGCCGCTGGCGACCACCGTCTCGCCATCGGCCTCTACCGATTCCTTCGCCAGGAAGGCTCGCGCCACCTCGGCGATGTAATCGCCCCGGTAACCCGACTCCGGCCAGCCGGCCTCGTCGGGCGCGATGCCCTTCGCGCGGGCCTGGGTGGAGAGCGCCAGGTTGGCGATCTGCACGCCG
Coding sequences:
- a CDS encoding NAD(P)-dependent oxidoreductase, coding for MTLKAAFIGLGAMGAPMAGHLKTHGLLTALGNRSQAKADALAAELGVEAPGIEAIAASCDVIALCVSADADVIGVIEALAPSLKKGAIVVDHSTVAPATAKKAAQRLAEVGAAFLDAPVSGGVEGAKNGKLSVMVGGDAAVLERARPVLEAYAARVTHMGGVGSGQATKAVNQVLVAGIAHAVTEGLALGEALGLEADRLLPTLAAGAAGNWFLDKRGATMLRDEFSVGFKLALLHKDLGIVRQIATEAGTDRTIIEQSLADFGELMSRGYGDDDISALIRLKRKP
- the argS gene encoding arginine--tRNA ligase; the protein is MKQELKQLVLQAIGALRESGRLPSDFVAPVFVIERTRSREHGDFATNAAMMMAKAAGRKPRDIAADLVEALPASPLIGKVEIAGPGFINFFLAPAAFHAEIERALGEGDRYGHNRDGAGRTAGVEFVSANPTGPLHVGHGRAAAIGDSLSRLLEAAGWKVSREFYYNDAGVQIANLALSTQARAKGIAPDEAGWPESGYRGDYIAEVARAFLAKESVEADGETVVASGNADNLDDVRRFAVAYLRHEQDLDLKAFGVAFDVHYLESSLYTEGKVEETVRELVAHGHTYEEGGALWLRSTDFGDDKDRVMRKSDGSYTYFLPDVAYHRTKWQRGYERAITELGSDHHGSLARVKAGLQALDTGIPAGWPEYVLHQMVTVMRGGEEVKISKRAGSYVTLRDLIDEAGRDATRYFLIARKADSQLVFDIDLARSQSNDNPVYYIQYAHARACRVFRELADRGLSTDRANGLAKLDRLDTEHESVLMVELSRYPEMVESAAANLEPHLIAQYLRELAGALHSYYHEHKWIVDDADLRDARLALVAATQQVLKNGLDLLGISAPESM
- a CDS encoding SPOR domain-containing protein yields the protein MATRKKGKGRQAVRNGSSGMPGWGWALIGILAGALLMAFAMRGTWMPMMRPHEGPEPNPQATAQKGSDPGVVDQADAEKPKKPSYDFYSVLSEKEVRIPDAEIHAQASAEAQQQKQQQAAQQQAAQQAAAAQQQAQAAAAAANLPKATTQTVTAVPAQRAPAAASGSSGYLLQVGAFPSAADAEALKAKLALQGFVANVQSVKVGAQTYNRVRLGPFKSATELESTKQRLQSAGISAIALKEGG